The Zalophus californianus isolate mZalCal1 chromosome X, mZalCal1.pri.v2, whole genome shotgun sequence genome window below encodes:
- the LOC113931325 gene encoding small nuclear ribonucleoprotein G-like encodes MSKAHPPELKKFMDKKLSLKLNGGRHVQGILRGFDPFMNLVIDECVEMATGGQQNNIGMVVIRGHSIIMLEGLE; translated from the coding sequence ATGAGCAAAGCTCACCCTCCCGAGTTGAAAAAATTTATGGACAAGAAATTATCATTGAAATTAAATGGTGGCAGACATGTCCAAGGAATATTGCGGGGGTTCGATCCGTTTATGAATCTTGTGATAGATGAATGTGTGGAGATGGCAACTGGTGGGCAACAGAACAATATTGGAATGGTGGTAATACGAGGACATAGTATCATCATGTTAGAAGGCTTGGAGTGA